In one Myotis daubentonii chromosome 1, mMyoDau2.1, whole genome shotgun sequence genomic region, the following are encoded:
- the LOC132219990 gene encoding LOW QUALITY PROTEIN: ATP-dependent RNA helicase DHX8-like (The sequence of the model RefSeq protein was modified relative to this genomic sequence to represent the inferred CDS: substituted 2 bases at 2 genomic stop codons), translating to MAVAVALVGAGNGTELGLAGELAKLEYLSLVSKVCTELNNHLGINDKDLAEFVISLAEKNTTFDTFKTSLVKNGAEFADSLISNLLRLTQTMRPPPKPSTGKDPVVKPKTEREKLKELFPGLCQPDNPSVRTRLDEDDVKVAVDVLRELEALTPSAAGQERQRDAEPRDKAKRRQRSRSXGRDRGRDHKRRHRSRSRSRSRTRGRSKGKSRYPSRSRSQSPPRDRKDRDKWERNLDRWRDKHADRPPPAEPAIGDVYNGKVTSIMQFGCFVQLAGLRKRWEGLVHISELWREGRVANVADVVCKGQRVKVKVLSFTGTKTSLSMKDVDQETGEDLNPNGRRNLVGETNEETSMRNPDRPTHLSLLSAPEVEDDLLERKRLTHISDPEKWEIKQMIAANVLSKEEFPDFDEETGILPKVNDEVDEDLEIELVEEEPPFLRGHTKQSMDMSPIEIVRNPDGSLSHAAMMQSALAKERRELKQAQREAEMDSIPMGLNKHWVDPLPDMEGRQIAANMRGIGMMPTDIPEWKKHAFGGNKASYGKKTQMSILEQRESLPIYKLKEQLVQAVHDNQILIGIGETGSGKTTQITQYLAEAGYTSRGKIGCTQPRRVAAMSVAQRVSEEFGCCLGQEVGYTIRFEDCTSPETVIKYMTDGMLLQECLIDPDLTQYVIIVLDEAHERTIHTDVLFGLLKKTVQKRQDMKLIVTSATLDAVKFSQYFYEAPIFTIPGRTYPVEILYTKEPEADYLDASLITVMQIHLTEPPGDILVFLTGQEEIDTACEILYERMKSLGPDVPELIILPVYSALPSEMQTRIFDPAPPGSRKVVIATNIAETSLTIDGIYYVVDPGFVKQKVYNSKTGIDQLVVTPISQAQAKQRAGRAGRTGPGKCYRLYTERAYRDEMLTTNVPEIQRTNLASTVLSLKAMGINDLLSFDFMNAPPMETLITAMEQLYTLGALDDEGLLTRLGHRMAEFPLEPMLCKMLIMSVHLGCSEEMLTIVSMLSVQNVFYRPKDKQALADQKKAKFHQPEGDHLTLLAVYNSWKNNKFSNPWCYENFIQARSLRQAQDIRKQMLGIMDRHKLDVVSCGKSTVRVQKAICSGFFXNAAKKDLQEGYRTLIDQQVVYIHPSSALFNRQPEWVVYHELVLTTKEYMREVTTIDPRWLVEFAPAFFKVSDPTKLSKQKKQQRLEPLYNRYEEPNAWRISRAFRRR from the coding sequence ATGGCGGTGGCCGTGGCCTTGGTGGGAGCCGGCAACGGGACGGAGCTAGGCCTCGCGGGAGAACTCGCCAAACTCGAGTATCTGTCTTTGGTGTCGAAGGTTTGCACCGAGTTGAACAATCACTTGGGGATCAACGACAAGGACCTGGCTGAATTTGTCATCAGTCTTGCGGAGAAAAATACCACCTTTGATACTTTTAAGACTTCCCTGGTCAAAAATGGTGCGGAATTCGCGGATTCTCTCATCAGTAACTTGCTGCGTCTCACACAAACCATGCGGCCTCCCCCAAAGCCTTCTACTGGCAAAGATCCAGTTGTTAAACCCAAAACGGAGAGAGAAAAGCTGAAAGAACTCTTTCCAGGCCTTTGCCAACCAGACAACCCTTCTGTGCGGACCAGGCTGGATGAGGATGATGTGAAAGTCGCTGTGGATGTCCTGAGAGAGCTGGAGGCTTTAACGCCCAGCGCAGCGGGCCAGGAGAGGCAAAGAGACGCCGAGCCCCGGGACAAGGCAAAGAGGAGGCAGCGGAGCCGGAGCTGAGGGCGAGACCGTGGTAGAGACCACAAGCGGAGACACCGGTCCCGCTCTCGATCACGTTCCAGGACCCGGGGGAGGAGTAAAGGGAAGTCTAGATATCCGTCCAGGAGCAGAAGTCAGAGTCCCCCCAGGGACCGGAAGGACCGAGACAAATGGGAGAGGAATCTGGACAGATGGCGGGATAAGCACGCGGACCGCCCTCCCCCGGCAGAGCCCGCTATCGGGGACGTTTACAATGGCAAAGTGACCAGCATCATGCAGTTTGGATGTTTTGTGCAGCTAGCGGGACTAAGGAAGCGGTGGGAAGGCCTGGTGCATATTTCTGAGCTCTGGCGCGAAGGCCGTGTCGCTAATGTGGCTGATGTGGTGTGCAAAGGCCAGAGAGTCAAGGTCAAAGTGTTGTCCTTCACTGGGACCAAGACCAGTTTGAGCATGAAGGATGTGGATCAAGAAACTGGGGAAGATCTAAACCCGAATGGACGACGAAATCTTGTCGGGGAGACCAATGAGGAGACTTCTATGAGGAATCCGGACAGACCCActcacctctccctcctcagTGCCCCTGAAGTAGAGGATGACTTGCTGGAGCGCAAGCGCCTTACCCACATCTCTGACCCAGAGAAGTGGGAGATCAAACAGATGATTGCTGCTAATGTACTTTCTAAAGAAGAGTTTCCAGACTTTGATGAAGAGACTGGCATTCTTCCTAAAGTAAATGATGAAGTAGATGAGGACCTTGAGATTGAACTGGTTGAGGAAGAGCCTCCCTTCCTGCGAGGGCACACCAAGCAAAGCATGGACATGAGCCCTATTGAAATTGTTAGGAACCCAGATGGCTCGCTCTCTCATGCAGCCATGATGCAGAGTGCCTTGGCCAAAGAAAGGCGGGAGCTCAAGCAAGCCCAGCGGGAAGCCGAGATGGATTCTATTCCCATGGGACTCAACAAACATTGGGTTGATCCTTTGCCTGATATGGAAGGCAGGCAGATTGCTGCCAACATGAGAGGCATTGGGATGATGCCCACTGACATCCCCGAGTGGAAGAAGCATGCCTTTGGGGGCAACAAAGCTTCTTATGGAAAAAAGACCCAGATGTCCATCCTTGAGCAGAGAGAGAGCCTGCCCATCTACAAACTGAAGGAGCAGCTAGTCCAGGCTGTCCATGACAATCAGATCCTGATCGGTATTGGAGAGACAGGATCTGGGAAGACAACACAGATCACCCAGTACCTGGCAGAGGCGGGCTACACTTCCAGGGGCAAGATTGGGTGTACCCAGCCCAGAAGAGTGGCAGCCATGTCAGTGGCCCAAAGAGTGTCAGAGGAGTTTGGTTGTTGCTTAGGCCAAGAGGTGGGCTATACCATTCGATTTGAGGACTGTACCAGCCCTGAAACAGTCATCAAGTACATGACAGATGGGATGTTGCTCCAGGAGTGCCTGATTGACCCCGACCTCACGCAGTATGTGATCATCGTGTTGGATGAGGCACATGAGAGAACAATTCACACTGATGTGCTCTTTGGATTGTTGAAGAAGACTGTTCAGAAACGGCAGGACATGAAGCTGATTGTCACCTCAGCTACCTTGGATGCAGTGAAGTTTTCTCAGTACTTCTATGAAGCTCCCATCTTCACCATCCCTGGTCGAACCTATCCAGTGGAAATACTGTACACAAAGGAACCTGAGGCAGATTATCTGGATGCCAGCTTGATCACCGTCATGCAGATCCATTTAACAGAACCACCAGGTGACATCCTGGTCTTTCTGACTGGTCAGGAGGAGATCGACACTGCCTGTGAGATCCTGTATGAAAGAATGAAATCCCTGGGACCTGATGTTCCCGAGTTGATTATCCTCCCGGTGTACTCTGCTCTTCCCAGTGAGATGCAGACCCGAATCTTTGACCCAGCTCCACCTGGCAGCAGAAAGGTCGTGATTGCCACCAACATTGCAGAGACATCGCTGACTATTGATGGCATCTACTATGTGGTGGACCCTGGCTTTGTGAAGCAGAAGGTTTACAATTCCAAGACAGGGATCGACCAGCTCGTGGTGACTCCTATTTCTCAGGCTCAGGCAAAGCAACGAGCTGGCAGAGCTGGAAGAACAGGCCCAGGGAAGTGTTACAGGCTGTACACAGAGCGAGCCTACCGAGATGAAATGCTGACCACCAATGTGCCAGAAATCCAGAGAACCAACTTAGCAAGCACAGTGCTCTCACTCAAGGCCATGGGCATCAATGACCTTCTGTCCTTTGACTTCATGAATGCCCCACCAATGGAAACCTTGATCACAGCCATGGAGCAACTGTACACACTGGGGGCCCTGGATGATGAGGGCCTTCTTACTCGCCTGGGCCACAGGATGGCAGAATTCCCACTGGAACCAATGCTGTGCAAAATGCTGATCATGTCTGTGCATCTGGGCTGCAGTGAGGAAATGCTGACCATTGTGTCCATGCTGTCTGTGCAGAACGTTTTTTACAGGCCCAAGGATAAACAAGCCCTTGCTGATCAGAAGAAGGCCAAATTCCACCAACCCGAAGGAGACCACCTCACCCTGTTGGCCGTGTACAATTCTTGGAAGAACAACAAGTTTTCCAACCCATGGTGCTATGAGAACTTTATCCAAGCTCGTTCTCTGCGCCAGGCCCAGGACATTCGCAAGCAGATGTTAGGCATTATGGACAGACACAAGCTGGATGTGGTTTCCTGCGGTAAGTCCACAGTCCGAGTGCAGAAGGCCATCTGCAGTGGATTCTTCTGAAATGCTGCCAAGAAAGACCTGCAGGAGGGTTACCGGACACTGATTGACCAGCAAGTGGTCTACATCCACCCTTCCAGTGCTCTCTTCAACAGACAGCCGGAATGGGTGGTGTACCATGAGCTGGTGCTGACCACAAAGGAGTACATGCGTGAGGTCACCACCATCGACCCCCGGTGGCTTGTGGAGTTCGCTCCTGCCTTCTTCAAGGTCTCTGACCCGACGAAGTTAAGCAAGCAGAAGAAGCAGCAGCGCCTGGAACCCTTGTACAACCGCTACGAGGAGCCCAACGCCTGGAGAATATCCCGGGCTTTCCGGCGGCGCTGA